A stretch of Myceligenerans xiligouense DNA encodes these proteins:
- a CDS encoding ExeM/NucH family extracellular endonuclease: MRPSTLRPYRPLKRRRALAAGLTAALALPATTVFSAPALAGEEDVTPIAEIQGTGDTSPLAGQTVTTRGVVTAAYPTGGFNGLYIQTSGTGGDPAADPTPGASDGIFVYSAAAAAELSVGDSVEVTGAVSEYNGLTEITPDSWTTLGDGAAVEPLETGWPGAGAEREALEGMLLAPQGDFTVTDNYQTNYYGTIGLAAGDSPLVQPTSVGRPLSAAYEAQIADNAARELLLDDGSSWNYNSASNTSKPLPWLTGGDPVRVGASVEFTRPVVLDYRYGAWSLQPQGQLTPDTADTVQPASFEDTREVAPAEVGGSLKVATFNVLNYFTTTGDELDGCQYYTDRDGNPISVRTGCLARGAADDENLARQQVKIVGAISALGADVVSLEEIENSLHFLGKARDQALSDLTDALNAADGAGTWAYVESPAGLPADEDVIRNGFLYRLATAEPVGESVILTGDEAYGNAREPLAQVFQPAGGSADASDDVLVISNHFKSKGSVGPWPGDEDQGDGQGNSNESRVRQATSLVAFAEEQAAAAGTDKVLLVGDFNAYEQEDPIQVMADAGYVDLGAATGEYSYSYGGQVGSLDHVLASPGAAEVVTGTDIWNINSYEPVANEYSRYNYNATILYDETPFRSSDHDPLLVGLDLTGGTTDPGTTTIDLVDINDFHGRINGDTVAFAGTVEEIRAENPDATAFVSAGDNIGASVFASALQQDQPTIDVLNALGLTASAVGNHEFDQGMDDLTGRVTDAADWDYLGANVYDETTGEPALPEYSVREIGGIDVGFVGVVTEETPTLVTPAGIEGLEFGNPTEAINRVTDELLDGDVENGEADLVVAMTHDGASMGTPEGATLEEEVAAGGPFADLVENTDPRVAAIFTGHTHKEYAWDAPVPGTDGGTRPIIQTGDYGANLGHVTLSVDTETFEVTGYTAENVTRTETPDDELIATYPRVAEVNTIVQAALAEAEEIGAQPVGEVTADITTAFAGGQYTDGVWTGGDRDDRASESALGNLVANALRDSLGSEERGGADLGVVNPGGLRSDLFYAASGAEGDGVVTYAEANAVLPFVNNLLTVTLTGAQVETLLEQQWQTDENGNRPSRPYLALGLSDNVSYTASTDDPNATPGDNVSSITIDGVPVDPAAEYRVATFSFLMSGGDNFRVFTEGTDVRDSGLVDREAWIEYIGTKSPLSPSFARTHAVVDALPGTVTAGDDVEVGLSGLDLTSLGAPRNAEAEAVLAAVGEDVAEGTSLGTFPVSDGGTAVGATVPAHTAAGEYLLHVVVEPSGTSIAMPVTVEAGAPSAPEWQPWKFYWWGDQVMYRGQRYEAQRPNIHWSPGFRWWGSPWELVTE; this comes from the coding sequence GTGAGACCCAGCACGCTCCGGCCGTACCGGCCGCTCAAGCGACGCAGAGCCCTGGCGGCAGGCCTCACGGCCGCGCTCGCCCTCCCCGCCACCACCGTGTTCTCGGCGCCCGCGCTCGCGGGCGAGGAGGACGTCACACCGATCGCGGAGATCCAGGGCACCGGCGACACGTCCCCCCTGGCCGGGCAGACCGTCACGACACGCGGCGTCGTGACGGCGGCCTACCCGACGGGCGGGTTCAACGGCCTCTACATCCAGACGTCCGGCACCGGGGGCGATCCGGCGGCCGACCCGACACCGGGCGCGTCGGACGGCATCTTCGTGTATTCCGCGGCGGCGGCGGCGGAACTGTCCGTCGGCGACTCGGTCGAGGTCACGGGTGCGGTCTCCGAGTACAACGGCCTGACCGAGATCACGCCGGACTCCTGGACGACGCTCGGCGACGGCGCTGCCGTCGAGCCCCTGGAGACGGGCTGGCCCGGCGCCGGCGCCGAACGCGAGGCCCTGGAGGGCATGCTGCTCGCGCCGCAGGGTGACTTCACGGTCACGGACAACTACCAGACCAACTACTACGGCACGATCGGCCTGGCTGCCGGGGACTCCCCGCTGGTGCAGCCCACGTCCGTGGGCCGCCCGCTCTCGGCCGCGTACGAGGCGCAGATCGCGGACAACGCCGCCCGTGAGCTGCTGCTGGACGACGGCTCCTCGTGGAACTACAACTCCGCGTCGAACACCTCGAAGCCGCTGCCCTGGCTCACCGGGGGCGACCCCGTGCGGGTCGGCGCATCGGTCGAGTTCACCAGGCCGGTGGTGCTCGACTACCGCTACGGCGCCTGGAGCCTCCAGCCCCAGGGACAGCTCACCCCGGACACGGCGGACACCGTGCAGCCGGCGTCGTTCGAGGACACCCGCGAGGTCGCGCCCGCCGAGGTCGGCGGCTCGCTGAAGGTCGCCACCTTCAACGTGCTGAACTACTTCACCACCACGGGTGACGAGCTGGACGGGTGCCAGTACTACACGGACCGCGACGGCAACCCGATCTCCGTGCGCACCGGCTGCCTCGCGCGCGGCGCGGCGGACGACGAGAACCTCGCGCGCCAGCAGGTCAAGATCGTGGGCGCGATCTCCGCGCTCGGTGCCGACGTCGTCTCCCTCGAGGAGATCGAGAACTCGCTGCACTTCCTCGGCAAGGCGCGGGACCAGGCGCTGTCGGATCTCACCGACGCGCTCAACGCCGCGGACGGCGCGGGGACCTGGGCCTACGTCGAGTCGCCGGCCGGGCTGCCCGCCGACGAGGACGTGATCCGCAACGGGTTCCTCTACCGCCTCGCCACGGCCGAGCCGGTCGGCGAGTCCGTGATCCTCACGGGGGACGAGGCCTACGGCAACGCGCGTGAGCCGCTGGCGCAGGTCTTCCAGCCGGCCGGTGGCAGCGCGGACGCGAGCGACGACGTCCTCGTGATCTCCAACCACTTCAAGTCCAAGGGATCGGTCGGGCCGTGGCCCGGCGACGAGGACCAGGGCGACGGCCAGGGCAACTCGAACGAGTCCCGCGTGCGCCAGGCGACGTCCCTCGTGGCGTTCGCCGAGGAGCAGGCCGCCGCGGCCGGCACGGACAAGGTGCTGCTCGTGGGCGACTTCAACGCCTACGAGCAGGAGGACCCGATCCAGGTCATGGCCGATGCCGGCTACGTCGACCTCGGGGCCGCCACCGGCGAGTACTCGTACAGCTACGGCGGTCAGGTCGGATCGCTCGACCACGTGCTCGCCTCGCCGGGTGCGGCGGAGGTCGTGACGGGTACCGACATCTGGAACATCAACTCGTACGAGCCGGTCGCGAACGAGTACAGCCGGTACAACTACAACGCGACGATCCTCTACGACGAGACGCCGTTCCGGTCCTCCGACCACGACCCGCTCCTGGTCGGCCTCGACCTGACCGGCGGCACGACGGACCCGGGCACGACGACGATCGACCTCGTGGACATCAACGACTTCCACGGCCGGATCAACGGCGACACCGTCGCGTTCGCCGGGACGGTCGAGGAGATCCGCGCGGAGAACCCGGACGCCACCGCCTTCGTCTCGGCGGGCGACAACATCGGCGCGTCGGTGTTCGCCTCGGCGCTGCAGCAGGACCAGCCGACGATCGACGTGCTGAACGCGCTCGGCCTGACCGCCTCGGCGGTGGGCAACCACGAGTTCGACCAGGGGATGGACGACCTGACCGGTCGCGTCACCGACGCGGCGGACTGGGACTACCTGGGCGCGAACGTCTACGACGAGACCACGGGCGAGCCGGCGCTGCCGGAGTACTCCGTGCGGGAGATCGGCGGGATCGACGTCGGGTTCGTCGGCGTCGTCACCGAGGAGACGCCCACGCTCGTCACGCCGGCCGGAATCGAAGGGCTCGAGTTCGGCAACCCCACGGAGGCGATCAACCGGGTGACGGACGAGCTGCTCGACGGCGACGTCGAGAACGGCGAGGCCGACCTGGTCGTGGCGATGACCCACGACGGCGCGAGCATGGGCACGCCGGAGGGCGCCACGCTCGAGGAGGAGGTCGCCGCGGGCGGCCCGTTCGCGGATCTCGTGGAGAACACGGACCCGCGCGTCGCCGCCATCTTCACCGGCCACACGCACAAGGAGTACGCGTGGGACGCCCCGGTCCCCGGTACCGACGGTGGCACCCGGCCGATCATCCAGACCGGTGACTACGGCGCCAACCTGGGCCACGTGACGCTCAGCGTGGACACCGAGACCTTCGAGGTCACGGGCTACACGGCGGAGAACGTCACCCGGACCGAGACGCCCGACGACGAACTGATCGCCACCTACCCGCGCGTCGCCGAGGTGAACACGATCGTCCAGGCCGCCCTGGCCGAGGCCGAGGAGATCGGCGCGCAGCCGGTCGGCGAGGTCACCGCGGACATCACGACGGCGTTCGCCGGCGGGCAGTACACGGACGGCGTCTGGACCGGCGGCGACCGGGACGACCGGGCATCGGAGTCCGCGCTCGGCAACCTCGTGGCGAACGCCCTGCGCGACTCGCTCGGGAGCGAGGAGCGCGGAGGCGCCGACCTCGGGGTCGTGAACCCCGGAGGGCTGCGCAGCGACCTGTTCTACGCCGCCTCGGGTGCCGAGGGGGACGGCGTGGTCACGTACGCCGAGGCCAACGCCGTGCTCCCGTTCGTCAACAACCTGCTCACGGTCACGCTGACCGGCGCGCAGGTCGAGACGCTCCTGGAGCAGCAGTGGCAGACGGACGAGAACGGCAACCGCCCGTCGCGTCCGTACCTGGCACTCGGGCTCTCGGACAACGTCTCGTACACCGCGTCCACCGACGACCCCAACGCCACCCCGGGCGACAACGTCTCGTCGATCACCATCGACGGCGTGCCGGTCGACCCGGCGGCGGAGTACCGCGTCGCCACGTTCTCGTTCCTGATGTCCGGCGGTGACAACTTCCGCGTGTTCACGGAGGGCACCGACGTGCGCGACTCGGGTCTGGTGGACCGGGAAGCCTGGATCGAGTACATCGGGACGAAGTCGCCGCTGTCCCCGTCGTTCGCGCGGACGCACGCCGTCGTCGACGCCCTGCCGGGCACCGTCACGGCCGGCGACGACGTGGAGGTGGGGCTCTCGGGTCTCGACCTCACGTCGCTCGGCGCGCCGCGCAACGCCGAGGCGGAGGCCGTGCTGGCCGCCGTCGGGGAGGACGTCGCCGAGGGCACCTCGCTCGGGACGTTCCCGGTGTCCGACGGCGGGACCGCGGTCGGCGCGACCGTTCCGGCCCACACCGCCGCGGGCGAGTACCTGCTGCACGTCGTCGTGGAGCCGTCCGGCACGAGCATCGCGATGCCCGTCACGGTCGAGGCCGGCGCGCCGTCCGCTCCCGAGTGGCAGCCGTGGAAGTTCTACTGGTGGGGTGACCAGGTGATGTACCGCGGTCAGCGCTACGAGGCCCAGCGTCCCAACATCCACTGGTCGCCGGGCTTCCGGTGGTGGGGCAGCCCGTGGGAGCTCGTCACCGAGTGA
- a CDS encoding sterol carrier family protein — translation MPSRRRTDPAIGRAALVAWAEGTAERRDVTTAVRFTLEELADVAPGHAVEVRVPPAGVVQAVAGPRHTRGTPPNVVETDPETWLGLVTGRVTWGDAVAQGWVTASGERSDLSGLVPLRLRVS, via the coding sequence ATGCCGTCCCGCCGCCGTACCGACCCTGCCATCGGCCGTGCCGCACTCGTGGCGTGGGCCGAGGGCACGGCCGAGCGCCGCGACGTCACGACGGCGGTCCGGTTCACGCTCGAGGAACTGGCCGACGTCGCTCCCGGTCACGCGGTTGAGGTGCGCGTCCCGCCGGCTGGGGTGGTCCAGGCGGTGGCGGGTCCCCGCCATACGCGCGGCACGCCACCGAACGTGGTCGAGACCGACCCCGAGACCTGGCTCGGGCTCGTAACAGGGCGCGTGACCTGGGGTGATGCCGTCGCCCAGGGGTGGGTCACCGCGTCCGGGGAGCGCTCGGACCTCTCCGGGCTCGTACCGCTGCGCCTCCGGGTGAGCTGA
- a CDS encoding endonuclease/exonuclease/phosphatase family protein, with product MTHHSDAYAPPPAFPEAGPHGYGDLDERDYGEEHPDDETNRPGTWQRFVAWFLWICAAPVLAVLGSRAMPDDGITPVAQLVPFFPYAVLAAIPLLVLSVMGRRYLLSLILVVGVSVGGYVAASAFIPREQQPFVADPSDAGTLRVMTVNVLYGSADATSIVETVRVEGVEVLAVQELTPEFEEALTEAGLDEFLPHQVTGKVEAGSAAGSGLYSALQLTEREAGESSTFAMPSAVVDAGGLDVRIRSIHPVPPMPGNTDTWKRELRELRQVARSDTTAQIMLGDFNATHDHASFRAVLGNRFRDAWREKGAGLERTWPQGKTLPLVDRQIPALIAVDHVVVDSSMRVTDVRSQIVPGTDHRAVLSTIVVR from the coding sequence ATGACCCACCACAGCGACGCGTACGCGCCGCCGCCGGCCTTCCCGGAAGCCGGCCCGCACGGCTACGGCGACCTCGACGAGAGGGACTACGGCGAGGAGCACCCGGACGACGAGACGAACCGCCCGGGTACCTGGCAACGGTTCGTCGCGTGGTTCCTGTGGATCTGCGCGGCACCCGTGCTCGCCGTCCTCGGTTCGCGGGCGATGCCCGACGACGGCATCACGCCCGTCGCGCAACTGGTCCCGTTCTTCCCGTACGCCGTGCTCGCGGCGATCCCGCTGCTCGTGCTCTCCGTGATGGGCAGGCGGTACCTGCTCTCGCTGATCCTGGTCGTCGGCGTGTCAGTGGGCGGCTACGTGGCGGCATCGGCGTTCATCCCCCGCGAGCAGCAGCCCTTCGTCGCGGACCCTTCCGACGCCGGGACGCTGCGGGTGATGACGGTGAACGTGCTGTACGGCTCCGCCGACGCCACATCGATCGTCGAGACCGTGCGTGTCGAGGGCGTCGAGGTCCTCGCGGTCCAGGAACTCACGCCCGAGTTCGAGGAGGCCCTGACCGAAGCCGGACTCGACGAGTTCCTGCCCCATCAGGTGACGGGAAAGGTCGAGGCCGGCAGCGCCGCGGGCAGCGGACTCTACTCGGCCCTGCAGCTCACGGAGCGCGAGGCGGGCGAGTCCTCGACCTTCGCGATGCCGTCCGCCGTGGTGGACGCCGGCGGGCTCGACGTGCGGATCCGCAGCATCCATCCGGTGCCTCCGATGCCGGGGAACACGGACACCTGGAAGCGGGAGCTGCGCGAGCTCCGCCAGGTCGCACGCTCGGACACGACGGCCCAGATCATGCTCGGGGACTTCAACGCGACCCACGACCACGCCTCCTTCCGCGCGGTGCTCGGCAACCGCTTCCGCGACGCCTGGCGCGAGAAGGGTGCCGGCCTCGAACGCACCTGGCCCCAGGGCAAGACCCTTCCCCTGGTGGACAGGCAGATCCCGGCACTCATCGCCGTGGACCACGTGGTCGTGGACAGCTCGATGCGGGTCACCGACGTCCGCTCGCAGATCGTCCCGGGCACCGATCACCGCGCGGTGCTGTCGACGATCGTCGTGCGCTGA
- a CDS encoding RNB domain-containing ribonuclease: MPNRQMRLSPAAPDSVVGALATLRAEIGLPPMFPADVLEESRFVAERTIAPDPDGSRHGAVRQDRRDIELVTIDPPGSLDLDQAVHVAQSGDGYLVRYAIADLGVFVEPDGQLDAEVHRRGLTVYGPDTDTPLHPKLLSQGAASLLPEEDRPAALWTIGLDSRGEIMSATVVRAVVRNRERLTYAEAQAALDDGTASESLQLLADVGRLRQELERERGGVSLGVPEQEVERADDGSFVLRFRRNLPVEGWNAQISLLTGMAAATMMRDAGVGVLRTLPEADERDVARLRRTARALDIDWPDAMPYADLIPALESRVPRHAAFLNEATTLFRGAGYTAFGHPEKDGSGDVPVPADTRHHALAADYAHVTAPLRRLVDRYTTEVCLALAAGEPVPGWVLTALGSLPAEMAAAGRRAAEFERAVVEILEATLLEGRVGEEFDGVVVDTDEHGERGTVVLSEPAVRATVVGSRLPLGERVRVRLALADIDAHRVEFVLAGTGAEDGAEPEGAAGPEGAAGPEGAAGPEGAGPIRRAPDGPVPRTARGPGASEGAVGSDASATPDASSTPDATATPDASARSNASATSGEPAPSRRPFGQRTTIVDSTAR; the protein is encoded by the coding sequence GTTCGTCGCGGAGCGCACGATCGCGCCGGACCCGGACGGCAGCCGCCACGGTGCCGTCCGCCAGGACCGTCGTGACATCGAACTCGTCACCATCGACCCTCCCGGTTCGCTCGACCTCGACCAGGCCGTGCACGTGGCGCAGTCGGGGGACGGCTACCTCGTCCGCTACGCCATCGCGGACCTGGGTGTCTTCGTCGAACCGGACGGCCAGCTCGACGCGGAGGTGCACCGTCGAGGGCTGACGGTCTACGGCCCGGACACGGACACGCCGCTGCATCCGAAGCTGCTCTCGCAGGGTGCCGCCAGCCTGCTGCCCGAGGAGGACCGGCCCGCCGCGCTGTGGACCATCGGCCTGGACTCCCGCGGAGAGATCATGTCGGCGACGGTCGTCCGCGCGGTGGTCCGCAATCGTGAGCGGCTCACCTATGCGGAGGCGCAGGCGGCCCTGGACGACGGCACGGCGAGCGAGTCGCTGCAGCTCCTGGCCGACGTCGGGCGTCTGCGCCAGGAGCTCGAGCGCGAGCGTGGCGGTGTCTCCCTGGGTGTGCCCGAGCAGGAGGTGGAGCGCGCCGACGACGGTTCGTTCGTCCTGCGATTCCGGCGCAACCTGCCCGTCGAGGGCTGGAACGCACAGATCTCGCTGCTGACGGGAATGGCCGCGGCGACGATGATGCGCGACGCGGGGGTCGGCGTGCTGCGCACCCTTCCCGAGGCGGACGAACGTGACGTCGCGCGGCTGCGCCGGACGGCGCGGGCGCTGGACATCGACTGGCCTGACGCCATGCCGTACGCGGACCTGATCCCGGCGCTCGAGTCGCGGGTGCCGCGGCACGCGGCGTTCCTCAACGAGGCGACGACACTCTTCCGCGGCGCCGGCTACACGGCGTTCGGCCATCCGGAGAAGGATGGCTCGGGCGACGTTCCCGTTCCCGCCGACACCCGTCACCACGCGCTCGCCGCCGACTACGCGCACGTGACCGCGCCCCTGCGGAGGCTCGTGGACCGCTACACCACCGAGGTGTGCCTCGCCCTGGCCGCCGGTGAGCCGGTTCCCGGCTGGGTCCTGACAGCGCTCGGATCGCTTCCGGCGGAAATGGCCGCGGCCGGTCGGCGCGCGGCCGAGTTCGAGCGTGCCGTCGTGGAGATCCTCGAGGCGACGCTCCTCGAAGGACGGGTCGGCGAGGAGTTCGACGGCGTCGTCGTGGACACCGACGAGCACGGTGAACGAGGCACGGTGGTCCTGTCCGAACCTGCCGTCCGTGCCACCGTCGTCGGTTCCCGTCTGCCGCTCGGGGAACGGGTCCGGGTGCGGCTCGCGCTGGCCGACATCGACGCTCACCGCGTCGAGTTCGTCCTCGCGGGCACGGGCGCCGAGGACGGCGCGGAGCCCGAGGGGGCCGCGGGACCCGAGGGGGCCGCGGGACCCGAGGGGGCCGCGGGACCCGAGGGAGCCGGTCCGATTCGGCGGGCACCGGACGGTCCTGTGCCGCGCACGGCGCGTGGGCCGGGGGCGTCGGAAGGCGCGGTCGGCTCGGATGCCTCGGCCACCCCGGATGCCTCGTCCACCCCGGACGCTACTGCCACCCCGGATGCCTCAGCCAGGTCGAACGCCTCTGCCACGTCGGGCGAGCCCGCCCCGTCGCGCCGGCCGTTCGGTCAGCGCACGACGATCGTCGACAGCACCGCGCGGTGA